In Pseudochaenichthys georgianus chromosome 6, fPseGeo1.2, whole genome shotgun sequence, a single window of DNA contains:
- the lmod2a gene encoding leiomodin-2a, translated as MSTFGYRKELKKNEEVDEDELLATLSSEELQELERELAALDDNVPIGLRQKDQTAKIPTGTFDKDALMKYWEDENKKLVEDERMEDERMEDRREGRRDKSRGEGVTVTADTPGKTSDSDRKKTSPKGRRAQNVSSENDAKEDQTEKKDECKKEAPIRMKCPLKNGLSKVSKGEVKTTETTEQNPNTMSDRASGNTIVIDETLKQILSNDPAVSEVNLNNIEDISQETLLRFPEALCTNTHVHVFSLANTHADDRVAFAVSKMLRENRFIRNLNIESNFVSGQGILALIAALQHNRSLVELRFHNQRHICGGKVEMEMVQLLRENTTLLKLGYQFDLPGPRMTSTSILTRNQDQQRQRRLQEKKSPPEVSEPGLSAENTLPNKPSQSSKTVEKQNRNPPLPPPHPPPPPPPSLAVPTRKISEMVKQHEFSNNTKTQSNQKKTKTKKLKNGANEKESADIVKDLKNTLKPSIQKRRDEPTHLPPPQRSGRDDLMAAIRGSSIGSLKRVDPSQA; from the exons ATGAGTACCTTTGGGTACCGTAAGGAGCTGAAGAAGAACGAGGAGGTGGACGAGGACGAGCTGCTGGCCACTCTGTCCTCcgaggagctgcaggagctggagAGGGAGCTGGCCGCCCTCGATGACAACGTCCCCATCGGCCTGAGGCAGAAAGACCAGACCGCCAAGATCCCAACTGGGACCTTCGATAAGGACGCCTTGATGAAATACTGGGAGGACGAGAACAAGAAGCTGGTGGAGGACGAGAGGATGGAGGACGAGAGGATGGAGGACAGACGG GAGGGACGCCGAGATAAGAGCAGAGGGGAAGGAGTGACAGTGACCGCCGACACCCCCGGCAAGACTTCAGACAGCGACAGGAAGAAGACGTCACCAAAGGGGAGGAGAGCACAGAATGTGTCAAGCGAGAATGATGCAAAGGAAGATCAAACAGAAAAGAAAGATGAGTGCAAAAAGGAGGCTCCAATCAGGATGAAATGTCCTCTGAAGAACGGCCTGTCAAAAGTCTCAAAGGGTGAAGTGAAGACGACTGAAACCACAGAACAAAACCCAAACACAATGTCCGACAGAGCGAGTGGGAACACTATCGTCATCGATGAAACTCTGAAGCAGATCCTGAGTAACGACCCCGCCGTGAGTGAAGTCAACCTCAACAACATCGAAGATATTTCCCAGGAAACCTTGCTTCGTTTCCCCGAGGCCCTTTGCACCAACACTCATGTCCACGTGTTCAGCCTCGCCAACACCCACGCCGACGACCGGGTTGCCTTCGCCGTCTCCAAGATGCTCCGTGAGAACCGCTTCATCCGAAACCTGAACATCGAGTCCAACTTTGTGTCGGGTCAGGGCATCCTGGCTCTGATCGCAGCGCTGCAGCACAACCGGAGCCTCGTGGAGCTCCGGTTCCACAACCAGAGGCACATCTGCGGGGGGAAAGTGGAGATGGAAATGGTCCAGTTGCTGAGGGAAAACACAACCCTGCTCAAGCTCGGATACCAGTTCGACCTTCCGGGGCCGAGAATGACGTCGACCAGCATCCTGACACGCAACCAGGACCAGCAGAGACAGAGGAGGCTCCAAGAGAAGAAGAGTCCTCCAGAGGTCTCGGAACCAGGTTTATCTGCAGAAAATACACTTCCAAACAAGCCATCACAATCTTCTAAGACTGTCGAAAAGCAGAACAGAAATCCCCCCCTTCCTCCCCCTCAtcctcctccgcctcctcctccttctttaGCAGTGCCTACGAGGAAGATATCCGAAATGGTCAAACAGCACGAATTCTCAAACAACACAAAGACGCAGTCAAACCAAAAGAAGACAAAGACGAAGAAGCTCAAGAATGGCGCCAATGAAAAGGAGAGCGCAGATATTGTCAAAGACCTGAAGAACACCTTGAAGCCGTCCATCCAGAAGAGACGAGACGAACCGACACACCTGCCGCCGCCTCAAAGGTCAGGCCGCGACGACCTGATGGCAGCGATCCGCGGGAGCAGCATCGGGTCCTTAAAAAGG GTGGATCCGTCCCAGGCCTGA
- the LOC117448340 gene encoding collagen alpha-1(III) chain-like isoform X3, whose protein sequence is MERIMSVRVLWICLLLVGSGESFPATRGGSESQSSTKAPNEDPQSYKPDEFIMPSDSNQGSVSLPAPPTEAGAQPASREADTDLGVSSSSLVHSVSPAWNNPPMLDFGDGPVPYIGGPEAYHFGRRSFPFGAIKSVQKGESTATGGRVEGPVPYDGANQYSNVGYPVTNGGQTGLDDGPFPYDGAKPVSIDFSPRGRVDGPVPYDDDTPYANAAPINAGQTGSNPAAPGGLYDRPDPYGGEKPVSIKIAPSGRVDGPVPFGGDAQYRNAGYPVTNKGETGRSTADGPVPYGSASHYTNADPTKDGQSGNPGPIPSGVAPEVISYGYGFYPFGNMDDRNTAASGRVDGPVPFGGDTEYANAAPMNAGQTGSSPAATGGLYDRPDSNSGATRYPNANPLSINVAPSGLVDGLVPFGGDTQYPNAGYDVTKEGQTGLYDGATRYANAKPVSKESQSGNPGSIPSGAAPEVISYGYGGYPLGNMDVAESSTTASGRVDGPVPYGGATRHTNANPVKKDSQSGNPGSIPSGAAPEVISYGYGFYPFGNMDVADRNTAASGRVDGPVPFGGDTQYANAAPINAGQTGSSPAATGGLYDRPDPNSGATRYPNANPLSINIAPSGLVDGPLPFGGDTQYPNAGYDVTKEGQSGNPGSIPSGAAPEVISYGYGGYPFTNMDVAPRGRVDGPLPFGGDTRYVNAAPINGGQTRSNPGGLDDGTVPLGGVTHSSNVGYPVTNKDQTSINTADGPVPYEPTYPVVFPWAKTSFMKPNNWRPPFWGFAQWEPITETPASDKSPPLSSSYIVQSSNSYQREKEDFSHSRFSPESDGPPDSEVFVAPRRRKTPGSLSIAGTNVF, encoded by the exons CAGATACAGATTTGGGAGTATCGTCGTCCAGTTTGGTCCACAGCGTTTCTCCTGCTTGGAACAATCCTCCAATGTTGGACTTTGGTGACGGACCCGTTCCTTACATCGGGGGTCCTGAAGCGTACCACTTTGGTCGCAGGTCTTTCCCTTTCGGCGCCATTAAGTCTGTGCAAAAAGGCG AAAGTACCGCAACAGGTGGACGTGTTGAAGGACCTGTTCCCTATGATGGTGCGAATCAATACTCCAACGTAGGCTATCCCGTTACAAATGGAG GTCAGACTGGTCTTGATGATGGTCCTTTTCCCTATGATGGTGCAAAACCCGTGTCAATAGACT TTTCCCCCCGTGGACGTGTTGATGGGCCTGTTCCCTATGACGATGATACTCCATACGCCAACGCAGCCCCGATAAATGCCG GTCAAACTGGAAGTAACCCAGCTGCCCCAGGTGGACTCTATGATAGACCTGATCCCTATGGTGGTGAAAAACCTGTGTCAATAAAAA TTGCCCCCAGTGGACGTGTTGATGGACCTGTTCCCTTTGGCGGTGATGCTCAATACCGCAACGCAGGCTACCCTGTGACAAATAAAG gtgaaactggtaggAGCACAGCTGATGGACCGGTTCCGTATGGAAGTGCTTCTCATTACACAAACGCAGACCCGACAAAAGACG GTCAGTCTGGTAACCCAGGACCCATTCCCAGTGGCGTTGCTCCTGAAGTGATCTCCTATGGTTATGGATTTTATCCTTTTGGCAACATGGACG ACCGTAACACCGCTGCCTCAGGACGTGTTGATGGGCCTGTTCCCTTCGGTGGTGATACTGAATACGCCAACGCAGCCCCGATGAATGCCG GTCAAACTGGAAGTAGCCCAGCTGCCACAGGTGGACTCTATGATAGACCTGATTCCAATAGTGGTGCTACTCGTTATCCCAATGCTAATCCTCTGTCAATAAACG TTGCCCCCAGTGGACTTGTTGATGGACTTGTACCCTTCGGCGGCGATACTCAATACCCCAATGCCGGCTACGACGTGACAAAAGAAG GTCAGACTGGTCTCTATGATGGTGCGACTCGTTATGCCAACGCAAAGCCTGTGTCAAAAGAGA GTCAGTCTGGGAACCCAGGATCCATTCCCAGTGGCGCTGCTCCTGAAGTGATCTCCTATGGTTATGGAGGTTATCCTTTAGGCAACATGGACG TTGCAGAAAGTAGCACCACTGCCTCAGGACGTGTTGATGGACCGGTTCCCTATGGCGGTGCTACTCGTCATACCAATGCAAACCCAGTGAAAAAAGATA GTCAGTCTGGTAACCCAGGATCCATTCCCAGTGGCGCTGCTCCTGAAGTGATCTCCTATGGTTATGGATTTTATCCTTTTGGCAACATGGACG TTGCAGACCGTAACACCGCTGCCTCAGGACGTGTTGATGGGCCTGTTCCCTTCGGTGGTGATACTCAATACGCCAACGCAGCCCCGATAAATGCCG GTCAAACTGGAAGTAGCCCAGCTGCCACAGGTGGACTCTATGATAGACCTGATCCCAATAGTGGTGCTACTCGTTATCCCAATGCTAATCCTCTGTCAATAAACA TTGCCCCTAGTGGACTTGTTGATGGACCTCTTCCCTTTGGCGGTGATACTCAATACCCCAATGCCGGCTACGACGTGACAAAAGAAG GTCAGTCTGGTAACCCAGGATCCATTCCCAGTGGCGCTGCTCCTGAAGTGATCTCTTATGGTTATGGAGGTTATCCTTTCACCAACATGGACG TTGCCCCCCGTGGACGTGTTGATGGACCTTTGCCCTTTGGCGGTGATACTCGTTATGTCAACGCAGCTCCAATAAATGGCG GTCAAACTAGAAGTAACCCAGGTGGACTCGATGATGGAACTGTTCCTTTGGGCGGTGTGACGCATTCCTCCAACGTAGGCTACCCTGTTACAAATAAGG ATCAAACCAGTATTAACACAGCTGATGGACCTGTTCCCTACGAACCGACGTATCCTGTGGTATTTCCCTGGGCCAAAACCTCGTTCATGAAACCGAACAACTGGAGGCCGCCTTTCTGGGGTTTCGCCCAATGGGAACCAATCACGGAGACCCCGGCGAGCGATAAGTCGCCTCCGCTGTCTTCGTCCTACATAGTCCAGTCCAGCAACAGCTACCAGCGGGAAAAAGAAGACTTCTCTCACTCCAGGTTCTCCCCAGAGTCTGACGGACCTCCAGACTCAGAGGTCTTCGTAGCACCGAGGAGGAGGAAGACACCGGGGAGTCTTTCCATCGCAGGGACCAATGTCTTCTGA
- the LOC117448340 gene encoding collagen alpha-1(III) chain-like isoform X1 — protein sequence MERIMSVRVLWICLLLVGSGESFPATRGGSESQSSTKAPNEDPQSYKPDEFIMPSDSNQGSVSLPAPPTEAGAQPASREADTDLGVSSSSLVHSVSPAWNNPPMLDFGDGPVPYIGGPEAYHFGRRSFPFGAIKSVQKGESTATGGRVEGPVPYDGANQYSNVGYPVTNGGQTGLDDGPFPYDGAKPVSIDFSPRGRVDGPVPYDDDTPYANAAPINAGQTGSNPAAPGGLYDRPDPYGGEKPVSIKIAPSGRVDGPVPFGGDAQYRNAGYPVTNKGETGRSTADGPVPYGSASHYTNADPTKDGQSGNPGPIPSGVAPEVISYGYGFYPFGNMDVADRNTAASGRVDGPVPFGGDTEYANAAPMNAGQTGSSPAATGGLYDRPDSNSGATRYPNANPLSINVAPSGLVDGLVPFGGDTQYPNAGYDVTKEGQTGLYDGATRYANAKPVSKESQSGNPGSIPSGAAPEVISYGYGGYPLGNMDVAESSTTASGRVDGPVPYGGATRHTNANPVKKDSQSGNPGSIPSGAAPEVISYGYGFYPFGNMDVADRNTAASGRVDGPVPFGGDTQYANAAPINAGQTGSSPAATGGLYDRPDPNSGATRYPNANPLSINIAPSGLVDGPLPFGGDTQYPNAGYDVTKEGQSGNPGSIPSGAAPEVISYGYGGYPFTNMDVAPRGRVDGPLPFGGDTRYVNAAPINGGQTRSNPGGLDDGTVPLGGVTHSSNVGYPVTNKDQTSINTADGPVPYEPTYPVVFPWAKTSFMKPNNWRPPFWGFAQWEPITETPASDKSPPLSSSYIVQSSNSYQREKEDFSHSRFSPESDGPPDSEVFVAPRRRKTPGSLSIAGTNVF from the exons CAGATACAGATTTGGGAGTATCGTCGTCCAGTTTGGTCCACAGCGTTTCTCCTGCTTGGAACAATCCTCCAATGTTGGACTTTGGTGACGGACCCGTTCCTTACATCGGGGGTCCTGAAGCGTACCACTTTGGTCGCAGGTCTTTCCCTTTCGGCGCCATTAAGTCTGTGCAAAAAGGCG AAAGTACCGCAACAGGTGGACGTGTTGAAGGACCTGTTCCCTATGATGGTGCGAATCAATACTCCAACGTAGGCTATCCCGTTACAAATGGAG GTCAGACTGGTCTTGATGATGGTCCTTTTCCCTATGATGGTGCAAAACCCGTGTCAATAGACT TTTCCCCCCGTGGACGTGTTGATGGGCCTGTTCCCTATGACGATGATACTCCATACGCCAACGCAGCCCCGATAAATGCCG GTCAAACTGGAAGTAACCCAGCTGCCCCAGGTGGACTCTATGATAGACCTGATCCCTATGGTGGTGAAAAACCTGTGTCAATAAAAA TTGCCCCCAGTGGACGTGTTGATGGACCTGTTCCCTTTGGCGGTGATGCTCAATACCGCAACGCAGGCTACCCTGTGACAAATAAAG gtgaaactggtaggAGCACAGCTGATGGACCGGTTCCGTATGGAAGTGCTTCTCATTACACAAACGCAGACCCGACAAAAGACG GTCAGTCTGGTAACCCAGGACCCATTCCCAGTGGCGTTGCTCCTGAAGTGATCTCCTATGGTTATGGATTTTATCCTTTTGGCAACATGGACG TTGCAGACCGTAACACCGCTGCCTCAGGACGTGTTGATGGGCCTGTTCCCTTCGGTGGTGATACTGAATACGCCAACGCAGCCCCGATGAATGCCG GTCAAACTGGAAGTAGCCCAGCTGCCACAGGTGGACTCTATGATAGACCTGATTCCAATAGTGGTGCTACTCGTTATCCCAATGCTAATCCTCTGTCAATAAACG TTGCCCCCAGTGGACTTGTTGATGGACTTGTACCCTTCGGCGGCGATACTCAATACCCCAATGCCGGCTACGACGTGACAAAAGAAG GTCAGACTGGTCTCTATGATGGTGCGACTCGTTATGCCAACGCAAAGCCTGTGTCAAAAGAGA GTCAGTCTGGGAACCCAGGATCCATTCCCAGTGGCGCTGCTCCTGAAGTGATCTCCTATGGTTATGGAGGTTATCCTTTAGGCAACATGGACG TTGCAGAAAGTAGCACCACTGCCTCAGGACGTGTTGATGGACCGGTTCCCTATGGCGGTGCTACTCGTCATACCAATGCAAACCCAGTGAAAAAAGATA GTCAGTCTGGTAACCCAGGATCCATTCCCAGTGGCGCTGCTCCTGAAGTGATCTCCTATGGTTATGGATTTTATCCTTTTGGCAACATGGACG TTGCAGACCGTAACACCGCTGCCTCAGGACGTGTTGATGGGCCTGTTCCCTTCGGTGGTGATACTCAATACGCCAACGCAGCCCCGATAAATGCCG GTCAAACTGGAAGTAGCCCAGCTGCCACAGGTGGACTCTATGATAGACCTGATCCCAATAGTGGTGCTACTCGTTATCCCAATGCTAATCCTCTGTCAATAAACA TTGCCCCTAGTGGACTTGTTGATGGACCTCTTCCCTTTGGCGGTGATACTCAATACCCCAATGCCGGCTACGACGTGACAAAAGAAG GTCAGTCTGGTAACCCAGGATCCATTCCCAGTGGCGCTGCTCCTGAAGTGATCTCTTATGGTTATGGAGGTTATCCTTTCACCAACATGGACG TTGCCCCCCGTGGACGTGTTGATGGACCTTTGCCCTTTGGCGGTGATACTCGTTATGTCAACGCAGCTCCAATAAATGGCG GTCAAACTAGAAGTAACCCAGGTGGACTCGATGATGGAACTGTTCCTTTGGGCGGTGTGACGCATTCCTCCAACGTAGGCTACCCTGTTACAAATAAGG ATCAAACCAGTATTAACACAGCTGATGGACCTGTTCCCTACGAACCGACGTATCCTGTGGTATTTCCCTGGGCCAAAACCTCGTTCATGAAACCGAACAACTGGAGGCCGCCTTTCTGGGGTTTCGCCCAATGGGAACCAATCACGGAGACCCCGGCGAGCGATAAGTCGCCTCCGCTGTCTTCGTCCTACATAGTCCAGTCCAGCAACAGCTACCAGCGGGAAAAAGAAGACTTCTCTCACTCCAGGTTCTCCCCAGAGTCTGACGGACCTCCAGACTCAGAGGTCTTCGTAGCACCGAGGAGGAGGAAGACACCGGGGAGTCTTTCCATCGCAGGGACCAATGTCTTCTGA
- the LOC117448340 gene encoding collagen alpha-1(III) chain-like isoform X2, whose protein sequence is MERIMSVRVLWICLLLVGSGESFPATRGGSESQSSTKAPNEDPQSYKPDEFIMPSDSNQGSVSLPAPPTEAGAQPASREDTDLGVSSSSLVHSVSPAWNNPPMLDFGDGPVPYIGGPEAYHFGRRSFPFGAIKSVQKGESTATGGRVEGPVPYDGANQYSNVGYPVTNGGQTGLDDGPFPYDGAKPVSIDFSPRGRVDGPVPYDDDTPYANAAPINAGQTGSNPAAPGGLYDRPDPYGGEKPVSIKIAPSGRVDGPVPFGGDAQYRNAGYPVTNKGETGRSTADGPVPYGSASHYTNADPTKDGQSGNPGPIPSGVAPEVISYGYGFYPFGNMDVADRNTAASGRVDGPVPFGGDTEYANAAPMNAGQTGSSPAATGGLYDRPDSNSGATRYPNANPLSINVAPSGLVDGLVPFGGDTQYPNAGYDVTKEGQTGLYDGATRYANAKPVSKESQSGNPGSIPSGAAPEVISYGYGGYPLGNMDVAESSTTASGRVDGPVPYGGATRHTNANPVKKDSQSGNPGSIPSGAAPEVISYGYGFYPFGNMDVADRNTAASGRVDGPVPFGGDTQYANAAPINAGQTGSSPAATGGLYDRPDPNSGATRYPNANPLSINIAPSGLVDGPLPFGGDTQYPNAGYDVTKEGQSGNPGSIPSGAAPEVISYGYGGYPFTNMDVAPRGRVDGPLPFGGDTRYVNAAPINGGQTRSNPGGLDDGTVPLGGVTHSSNVGYPVTNKDQTSINTADGPVPYEPTYPVVFPWAKTSFMKPNNWRPPFWGFAQWEPITETPASDKSPPLSSSYIVQSSNSYQREKEDFSHSRFSPESDGPPDSEVFVAPRRRKTPGSLSIAGTNVF, encoded by the exons ATACAGATTTGGGAGTATCGTCGTCCAGTTTGGTCCACAGCGTTTCTCCTGCTTGGAACAATCCTCCAATGTTGGACTTTGGTGACGGACCCGTTCCTTACATCGGGGGTCCTGAAGCGTACCACTTTGGTCGCAGGTCTTTCCCTTTCGGCGCCATTAAGTCTGTGCAAAAAGGCG AAAGTACCGCAACAGGTGGACGTGTTGAAGGACCTGTTCCCTATGATGGTGCGAATCAATACTCCAACGTAGGCTATCCCGTTACAAATGGAG GTCAGACTGGTCTTGATGATGGTCCTTTTCCCTATGATGGTGCAAAACCCGTGTCAATAGACT TTTCCCCCCGTGGACGTGTTGATGGGCCTGTTCCCTATGACGATGATACTCCATACGCCAACGCAGCCCCGATAAATGCCG GTCAAACTGGAAGTAACCCAGCTGCCCCAGGTGGACTCTATGATAGACCTGATCCCTATGGTGGTGAAAAACCTGTGTCAATAAAAA TTGCCCCCAGTGGACGTGTTGATGGACCTGTTCCCTTTGGCGGTGATGCTCAATACCGCAACGCAGGCTACCCTGTGACAAATAAAG gtgaaactggtaggAGCACAGCTGATGGACCGGTTCCGTATGGAAGTGCTTCTCATTACACAAACGCAGACCCGACAAAAGACG GTCAGTCTGGTAACCCAGGACCCATTCCCAGTGGCGTTGCTCCTGAAGTGATCTCCTATGGTTATGGATTTTATCCTTTTGGCAACATGGACG TTGCAGACCGTAACACCGCTGCCTCAGGACGTGTTGATGGGCCTGTTCCCTTCGGTGGTGATACTGAATACGCCAACGCAGCCCCGATGAATGCCG GTCAAACTGGAAGTAGCCCAGCTGCCACAGGTGGACTCTATGATAGACCTGATTCCAATAGTGGTGCTACTCGTTATCCCAATGCTAATCCTCTGTCAATAAACG TTGCCCCCAGTGGACTTGTTGATGGACTTGTACCCTTCGGCGGCGATACTCAATACCCCAATGCCGGCTACGACGTGACAAAAGAAG GTCAGACTGGTCTCTATGATGGTGCGACTCGTTATGCCAACGCAAAGCCTGTGTCAAAAGAGA GTCAGTCTGGGAACCCAGGATCCATTCCCAGTGGCGCTGCTCCTGAAGTGATCTCCTATGGTTATGGAGGTTATCCTTTAGGCAACATGGACG TTGCAGAAAGTAGCACCACTGCCTCAGGACGTGTTGATGGACCGGTTCCCTATGGCGGTGCTACTCGTCATACCAATGCAAACCCAGTGAAAAAAGATA GTCAGTCTGGTAACCCAGGATCCATTCCCAGTGGCGCTGCTCCTGAAGTGATCTCCTATGGTTATGGATTTTATCCTTTTGGCAACATGGACG TTGCAGACCGTAACACCGCTGCCTCAGGACGTGTTGATGGGCCTGTTCCCTTCGGTGGTGATACTCAATACGCCAACGCAGCCCCGATAAATGCCG GTCAAACTGGAAGTAGCCCAGCTGCCACAGGTGGACTCTATGATAGACCTGATCCCAATAGTGGTGCTACTCGTTATCCCAATGCTAATCCTCTGTCAATAAACA TTGCCCCTAGTGGACTTGTTGATGGACCTCTTCCCTTTGGCGGTGATACTCAATACCCCAATGCCGGCTACGACGTGACAAAAGAAG GTCAGTCTGGTAACCCAGGATCCATTCCCAGTGGCGCTGCTCCTGAAGTGATCTCTTATGGTTATGGAGGTTATCCTTTCACCAACATGGACG TTGCCCCCCGTGGACGTGTTGATGGACCTTTGCCCTTTGGCGGTGATACTCGTTATGTCAACGCAGCTCCAATAAATGGCG GTCAAACTAGAAGTAACCCAGGTGGACTCGATGATGGAACTGTTCCTTTGGGCGGTGTGACGCATTCCTCCAACGTAGGCTACCCTGTTACAAATAAGG ATCAAACCAGTATTAACACAGCTGATGGACCTGTTCCCTACGAACCGACGTATCCTGTGGTATTTCCCTGGGCCAAAACCTCGTTCATGAAACCGAACAACTGGAGGCCGCCTTTCTGGGGTTTCGCCCAATGGGAACCAATCACGGAGACCCCGGCGAGCGATAAGTCGCCTCCGCTGTCTTCGTCCTACATAGTCCAGTCCAGCAACAGCTACCAGCGGGAAAAAGAAGACTTCTCTCACTCCAGGTTCTCCCCAGAGTCTGACGGACCTCCAGACTCAGAGGTCTTCGTAGCACCGAGGAGGAGGAAGACACCGGGGAGTCTTTCCATCGCAGGGACCAATGTCTTCTGA